Below is a window of Leishmania major strain Friedlin complete genome, chromosome 29 DNA.
TTCTGCATCCGCCGTCGATGGACTGTGCCATGCTGGCGGTTTCGACCTTGCGCAGACAAGCTCCGCGAGGCATAGCTCACAtcaagcgctgcagcggcagccggaCTGCCAGGACAAGCATGCGAGCTCCCGGCCGACTCGGTGGATGACgtcggaggagggagaagcatCTCTTGCATTGCTGGTACAGAAGACGGTGCACAACGGTAGCGCCGCCCcgtccgtcgccgcctccctctctccgccgTCGGTTactgcggctgtggcgcgcAACGGCAGAAGCGTGACGTCCAGCGACACGGAAGCCCTGCGACCATCCGCGCTGCCTGCCGGTGCATATTCGCCTCCTCGGAGCTCGAGCGCCTCCGTCGCATCTTTTTATTCCCActtcttttcctctgctgagcgcggcggccgtcGCAGCACCAGTCGCAGTACTAGCATGCGCCGTGAAGGCCGCATGTACGAAGCGGAGGCGACCGCaacgggcagcggcggcactaGGGCTCTCTTACATGCTGATCCCACAGCAGCTgaagctggagcagcaggcagtTTTGCTCTCGATGCGAGGGGGCACCCAGCTGACAGACGAGCCGATGACGTTAACGCAAGTGCGGTGAGGGCGGCTTCAGATGGCCCGCAGCACGCCACACACGCTGTTTCGGAGAAGTCGCCGTCGGTAGATTGTGTGCCCTCCCGACCAGCCGCGTCTTCTTCACTGGATCTTGAGCGGTATACTCTGCCGGTGGAGTTGTTGCCTCTGCTAAGCACCACTGTGCTCGCCGTCACAGCGAGCAAGGCCTCACCCGCGCCATTTAGCAGTTGGTCACTGCGCTTCTCTCCAccctccgccgcagcggctgttGTTGCTGGCGAGGCTCGCGTGATGGGGGCTTCGTCCTCACAGAAGTCGACGCGCAAGAGCGAGACCGCCAACGTGCGTTGCCGGGATGTGTCCCATGCGTCGGCTTCATTGTCTCGTGCGTCCGGGTTGGCCTCTGCTTCTATCGCCATGGCGGCCAAGGCGGACGCGCGCCTCGCTgaagcgccgccgacgccgccggaCGGGCTGTCGAGGCCGGAAGCAGCGAACACCGGTGCGGCACGTAGACAATAtccttcaccgccgcccctgCCTTCGCCGCGCCCTGAGTCTTCGCCAGGCGCCGACATGTGGCGCGCGGGTGCTTTAGTGCAGCGATCCTTATCGCTACACGGCAGTCGCGGGGCAGAGCCGGTCTCAGAGAGAGTCGGAGAAACGCTGCTAGAGCCGCCGGCGTGCGCAGAGAGTCCCTCTTACTCCCTTCCAAGGCGCCGACGGTCTCCACTCGAAGGCGCCGCAAATATGCCTGATGTGGTGGGGAGGGATGCCCAATCTTCCGTGTCCGCTGTGGCGGGCACTCGTGATATCGCCGGACCGGTGCAATCGGTGGCAGATGGGGGGCAGAGGAAGACACTAATCGACCCAGCTGCCCGACTGGGGCCAGGAGAGAAAATTGTCCATGGCTTTCGGGGGCGACAGTACGCAGCCCCACAGTCGAAGAccagcgacgcggcagacGAGCCACCGACTGCGGTGAGTGAGATGGAGGACGACGTGCCAAGAGAAGcggacacacgcaccgctGGCGACCCGATGTGTTGCCTCGCAAGAGAGGTCAGTGAGGCGCGGCGgaatgagcagcagcagcagcagcagaaacagCAAAAGTGGCATCACTATGTGATGCACGCGCCCCCCGTGAGGGCTCCCGGCGCATCTCCGCCGAGTCGGAGCAGCGTAGTGGCTGCGTCTACTCATCACCGGCAAACGGGCGTGCCGCTGTCTACGTCACTGGGCGTCTTCTCCGCGAcaactcctcctcctctcgcgcAACGTGGCAATTGCAGTTTGTTTTTGGCTGGTTGCGGCGACGATAACGCCTCTGTGCGCTCACCCGCGATCGCTGCCAGACGGGGGGTGCAGGAAGCACCCGACAGGACCGGTAGCGGCTGCGCTCGCTGTTCACCAGCGGCTTCAAAACTCGAAGCGGTGGAGCTGGGCCACGGAGGAGCGACGGCAGCCACTGCTGAGGCGCCGGAGCATTCGCGGCTAAAGCCCCCAGCGCTGAGCCATGCAGCTGTTGCCTCGATGGGGAGAAGCGAGGTAGGTAGAGGCTTGTATCGCCTCCACAGTGACAGCGGTGTCCGAGCAAACGACGCGGGCGGTGAGGGCTTTGACAACGAGAGTCGCACTAACGGCACAACGGCGCGCCGGCCAAGGCGCTATCACGGTGACGGCGAGTCCACCACCCGGCACAGAGTCACCGCTGACCCCGCCGCGTGCCACGCTCCGTTCGACTCACTtcacagcgccagcgcggaCCTCGATTGGGTCGCGAACGACCACGCAGCTcagcagcgactgcagcgctTCACTGGCGACGCGGGACCACTTGCCGTGCCTTCATCCATCGACACCGCTGTGACCGGGTCACCGTCTGCGCTGGCAGATTTGGCGGTGCGTGAGGGCTTTGTCAGGCGGGGACGCGTGATGGGCTCGCAAGCtcccgccgcgccgctgcccacctGCGGTGCCGTGGAAACTGAGGACTTGGACCAGGGTGACCCCACGCTATCGGTGCGGCGCGCAGACAGCTGCACGAGCCACTTCGAGGTGTTGCTGTGCACGTCATTCGATTCGCAAACACGATACGAAACCCCGCCACACTCACCTTACACCCCGGTGCTTGGCTCATCGCTCACGAACAGAGCCGGCATCCCTTGCATGGACTCGTTTGCTTCCCTGGAGCACACCCCGCTGCCGCAATCTGTGACGAGTGCAGCCGCGATGGAGGGTTCAGCGACGGAGTGCGACGCCCCTGTCATGTCGACCTTCTTTGCAGATGACCACGTAGCTGACGCGATCccggcggcagtggctgcgCGACAAGTGACAGGGGGGCGAGACGACGACGTAGCCGACGACGTGCCTGCCACACAAGGCCTTGTGTCgggggtggaggagaaggctGAGGTACATATCCGGCCCCACTACGTTGAGAGCGACAGCGGCCCCGGGCTGCATTCGTCAGTGGAACGGTCGTCATCACTTGGCTCGCAAAACCCCGACCAGCCTTCTTGTGCCACTCAACCAGCAGGGCGCACTTTCGGTGACGTCGGCGCGGAAGCTgcccaccccacctcacCGACCTCTTCCAGGACGAGGAATACGTTGGCCGCTTGCTCACATTGTACCCCCCTGAACAGTTGCCTCCACAGCAATTCGGTGTCCAGAGCATGGCCTACGCACACCTGCCACGCAGCGAGCGCATCGGCGAGTCGAGGCCTTAGGGAGGCGTACACAGGCCCATCAAGCGATCTCGGCACTAGCGAGGAGCCGGGAAACAGCGATGGCGATGGGGTGGAAGATAGCCTCGATGACGCACCGATGCTGTGGGATCGCCATGCACCCtaccccgcccccaccctctccattgacggcggcgacgtgtaCTCGAGCGTGCCCTCCGCGTCAACGCGGCCCCCGCCTCCGCGGgggccgctgcgcgagccACGGCAGCAGGTGCACTGGCAGCGAGAGACTTCTCTgctgtcctcctcttcggcACACGTGAATGATGCGGAGGACACGGTGGCAGCGTTGAAGTCGACGGTTATTGCTCACGGAACAGGAGGCTGCCGAGCGGAAGCGGGGGAAggcagccaccgccacgtGGCGCCAGAGTTGTCTTCCTCGATAGCTTCGATCAACGCGGTCTCGTCGGTGACGACCTCATCGCGACTCCGACGTGGGTACCACCCGGGCGAGAGGCAAGAGGAAAAGCAGGAGCCCAATGACGTGCCGGAGACTTACACTCAGCGCTTGCAACAGTGGCAGCAGGCCCAGGATAATGATGTGCAGCCGCAGGCATTGTGTAGGGTGCTTAGCAGCGATTTCTTTGCTAGTAGGTCGTGCCCTCGCAGGGGCAGCGAAAGCACGCAGCCCTACGACGCGGAAGGGGGCCACGGCAGAGGCGACATGCTGGATGGGCACGAGCATGAACCAAACAGGATAGTGAacgacggtggtggtggtggcgaagaCTGTGGAGACTTCGCCGCGTCGGCCccgtcctcgctgccgtcacGTGCGGGCTCCATGCAGGCCAACGCCCTGATCGGgtccgccgcggccgagTTACGTGAAGGCCGACCTTCTACCGCTTCGTACTCATCGACttgcgcgacggcgtcggcgacggcggtgtcagcggcaacggcggccaAGACGCCAGAGTGTCGCGCACCCGCGTCAtggcagcgcacgcgcctctcCATTCCAGTGGTGCTTTCGAAGCCGCCGATAGACGCTGGAGCGAGTCGACGTCGGCGTACCAATGGACTGCGCCGCAGCTCTGCCCTCCCCTTCAGTAACGGCGACTCCGCCGTAGTGTCGCAGGCGGCTGGGATCTACCCGCGACGACAGCAGGCGATGACGTCGGCGGAAGTAGACAGCTTTAGCGCCGACGCGGATGAGGATGAGGATGAGGATGGCGGGTACTGCAGTTATGGATATGAAAGCGACCTAGTCTACGTGTGAGGACCtcaacaccaccgccgtctaCGCCCGTAGTAAAGGCTGCTGCGCTCCCCAGTGAGaacgtggcggtggtgttgcaTGCACTGTGTGCTCGCACAGTTCGCGTGCGTTTGAGATCACTTCGAGCGAAAGCGTCCCCTGCTGCCCTCCTGTTCCCTTGTAAAAGTGTATTCTCTACGTGCTCTGGACATTCTCGAGCACCGCACCTTGAGCGCATGTCTTTCTGACTCTCGTGCTCCACATGATTCACTCTCCTTCAGACAGTTTCGCTGTCGACAACGTGCCCTACCGCCAACGTCGCGGAGAAGCAACGACTGCAGACCTtgaagggcagcagcgcggcaacCATTCGGGAGGCACGCGCCATGATGGCCGTGTCTTTGTACCTGCAAGCGCTTGGGCTGGCAGATCCCCTCCGACGCTGAAGCGAAGCGTGCCACTCCGCCCGCACACGGTATATGGCTTTCTCATGCGTCTTGAttgttgttttttgttttgtgctTGCCCTTCGACTCCCATCATGGATCAATTGCCTTCTCTTGCCCTCTTCCGGTGCACATCTctgacgccgccgtccttgctttgcaccaccgccactacCTCCTCCCCCGAGAAGTGCACCCATGCGCACTCCGAAAGCGCATCTGCTGCTTATTGTTGACATACcaacacacgtgcacacaagcacacagcGACCAATACGCAtctgcgcccccccccccttctcccccttggaggagagaaggcggTGAGCGTGTGCCGCTGAAGGAGGAAGACAACGAGGAAAGCACGAAAAGGCAAAACAGCTCACCCTACCAACGCCGCAAGACAAGATTTttggaggaggtggggagagggagaggccaAACAACCGTGAAGAGGTGCTGGTGCCTTTCTCACTAGTTTGCCCGTCAGCGGTTCTCCTTTTCCCTTCTTTTCTGTCGTCTTCGCTCTTCATCCCTTCTTTTATTTCTGTGCTTCCTGGTGACTTtgctgcccccaccccccaccccctcttgTGCCTTGTACCTCCTCCACCCTTCAGTGGCACGACGACCCCCTCCTTTGCTTCGTTCGTTTCGTTTTGCCTGCGGCTCACAagcatgcgcacacgtgcacacagacatacacacgcgcacacacccacacccgcagTGAACAAGAGAGGGCGCACCGtgtttcctctctctttctctccatcACCCCctacctccctccctccctgctgCTTCTATACCAACTTGCATTCATCATAGTTTTTGTTTAAGGTTTGTTGTGCTAGAAGGAAATGATTCACGCATGCTTTAGTTtcgcaccgacacacacgcacacccacacccgcacctATTGATAGCGTATTCTGCCTGCCTCCGCATCCGCGTCGCCTGCAAGAGTGCGCCCCACTACACCGCGCCGCGTCTCCCACGACCATGCTCCCTGCCAGCTGCAACAACGATGAGCCCTCTGCCGCGCCTGCTGGACAGGCGCCTGCGGGTCATGGGCAGCTGCATCCGGCGACGCCATCGTGCTTTTCTGCAGTGCCGGATGTTCTGCCTGTTGAGCTACAGGTGGAGACCATGTCCACCCTATCTAGCCGCGTGTTCCTGTACGTCTGGTACGTCGTCCTCGTGGTGGCGTTGGTGGTGCAGTCCAACGTGCGCTTGCAGTGGAGCAGCCGCAATTTCTgcggggcggcggaggaggtgtcTGTCTATCATTTGGATGAATGGAACAGTAGTGCCTGCCTGACCTGGGAGGCGTACTGGTTGCGAAAGGCTTATCCACGGAGGCGGTCACAGGATTacttgcagcagcagcagtggatGTCGCTGAAGGGAGCCGGCGTAGTAGCTGACACAACTCGAGCGTTGGAGAGCGGTGACTCAGCTGTGTATCAATACGTGGCGTGGCCCCCAACGGATGGGGTACTGCGCGCCAGATCTGCCTACAGCTCTTGCAGGGGCAGTGACGCAGTCATCCCGTCTGAGCAGTACCTCTCGCCGCACCCACCtcaggaggagagagaggtgg
It encodes the following:
- a CDS encoding hypothetical protein (previous protein_id=AAZ09581.1), encoding MPSTYAHEPDMRALLTITRCVSAMQHSKIQSCAALFSDAHDNLMRDSCASHVRVRREGEPTGYASGTREPLRGKQPSSTMRRTRWPKAARRGLAFEDSPAPPPPSFSKHAAHRECSAFFTSMRLAEEDIRVEEYVLGMNSDRNASGMRHGEAHDTQSAESRAYWSFGSLQQDRDLIRSGTDARGAHFSAFDAPAASRAASLVSPSGAAARTVLQLSTSRSHLQRQPPSPPPSGPQSAAAVATPGLGAHPLRLNISADVCSKNSRASNRRHLTLSSLSVSKVNDISCTTRTDSASAVDGLCHAGGFDLAQTSSARHSSHQALQRQPDCQDKHASSRPTRWMTSEEGEASLALLVQKTVHNGSAAPSVAASLSPPSVTAAVARNGRSVTSSDTEALRPSALPAGAYSPPRSSSASVASFYSHFFSSAERGGRRSTSRSTSMRREGRMYEAEATATGSGGTRALLHADPTAAEAGAAGSFALDARGHPADRRADDVNASAVRAASDGPQHATHAVSEKSPSVDCVPSRPAASSSLDLERYTLPVELLPLLSTTVLAVTASKASPAPFSSWSLRFSPPSAAAAVVAGEARVMGASSSQKSTRKSETANVRCRDVSHASASLSRASGLASASIAMAAKADARLAEAPPTPPDGLSRPEAANTGAARRQYPSPPPLPSPRPESSPGADMWRAGALVQRSLSLHGSRGAEPVSERVGETLLEPPACAESPSYSLPRRRRSPLEGAANMPDVVGRDAQSSVSAVAGTRDIAGPVQSVADGGQRKTLIDPAARLGPGEKIVHGFRGRQYAAPQSKTSDAADEPPTAVSEMEDDVPREADTRTAGDPMCCLAREVSEARRNEQQQQQQKQQKWHHYVMHAPPVRAPGASPPSRSSVVAASTHHRQTGVPLSTSLGVFSATTPPPLAQRGNCSLFLAGCGDDNASVRSPAIAARRGVQEAPDRTGSGCARCSPAASKLEAVELGHGGATAATAEAPEHSRLKPPALSHAAVASMGRSEVGRGLYRLHSDSGVRANDAGGEGFDNESRTNGTTARRPRRYHGDGESTTRHRVTADPAACHAPFDSLHSASADLDWVANDHAAQQRLQRFTGDAGPLAVPSSIDTAVTGSPSALADLAVREGFVRRGRVMGSQAPAAPLPTCGAVETEDLDQGDPTLSVRRADSCTSHFEVLLCTSFDSQTRYETPPHSPYTPVLGSSLTNRAGIPCMDSFASLEHTPLPQSVTSAAAMEGSATECDAPVMSTFFADDHVADAIPAAVAARQVTGGRDDDVADDVPATQGLVSGVEEKAEVHIRPHYVESDSGPGLHSSVERSSSLGSQNPDQPSCATQPAGRTFGDVGAEAAHPTSPTSSRTRNTLAACSHCTPLNSCLHSNSVSRAWPTHTCHAASASASRGLREAYTGPSSDLGTSEEPGNSDGDGVEDSLDDAPMLWDRHAPYPAPTLSIDGGDVYSSVPSASTRPPPPRGPLREPRQQVHWQRETSLLSSSSAHVNDAEDTVAALKSTVIAHGTGGCRAEAGEGSHRHVAPELSSSIASINAVSSVTTSSRLRRGYHPGERQEEKQEPNDVPETYTQRLQQWQQAQDNDVQPQALCRVLSSDFFASRSCPRRGSESTQPYDAEGGHGRGDMLDGHEHEPNRIVNDGGGGGEDCGDFAASAPSSLPSRAGSMQANALIGSAAAELREGRPSTASYSSTCATASATAVSAATAAKTPECRAPASWQRTRLSIPVVLSKPPIDAGASRRRRTNGLRRSSALPFSNGDSAVVSQAAGIYPRRQQAMTSAEVDSFSADADEDEDEDGGYCSYGYESDLVYV